The genomic DNA AGAATATCACACCAGCCTCCGTGCATTAATCTGCATTGCAGTCCGGGAGAAATATGCGTTCGTCTGCTCTGTCACTTGGCACAAAAATGTGGTTCGAGCCAGAACTGTGTCGTCCAAATAAATTTTAGTGTGACACACATTAATCATTTATTCTTGGCATAGATTTATTGCACTGTATTGAGCACTGAAATGTTCTAGTGTTCAACTCGTTCATTAGACTGAATACATTATAGACATATGTGTACGCATGTATACAATATTGAAGTAAGAAGTCAGCTACACATTATTACAAATTTCAACTATCCTGTAAGAAAGTTTATTTGTTAAGTGGCTACATTAGTGCTACATATCTACCGGTAAATTACATTTAACACTTTCCTTTCCAGTGGGTATCCCAACAATAAAGTGGTGTGGGGCTGAGGGTGACTAcaatgtgatggtgatggagcTCCTGGGGCCCAGTCTGGAAGATCTGTTCAACTTCTGCTCCCGGAAGTTCAGCCTCAAGACAGTTCTGCTGCTGGCGGACCAGATGGTGAGAAAATGTTGctggatttgttttttgttgttgttttttttactttcgtAAGAGCTCAGTATTTATCAGGACAAGATTCTAGTTTGGACTACTCATCACTGCTGTATCTGACTTGGAATCTCTTCTGCTTTTAGATCAGTCGAATTGAATACATCCACTCCAAGAACTTCATCCACAGAGATGTGAAGCCAGACAACTTTCTCATGGGACTGGGCAAAAAGGGCAATCTCGTCTACATTATCGACTTTGGTTTGGCCAAGAAATACCGTGATGCTCGCACACACCAGCATATTCCCTACCGTGAGAACAAGAATCTCACCGGGACGGCCCGCTACGCCTCAATCAACACACATCTGGGAATTGGTAagtactgtttttttttctttttgtctcggTGCTCTCTCCCGACAGACCCCCTGGCTGCAGATCTGATATTGCCCCATCTATGTCCACAGAGCAATCCAGACGAGATGACCTAGAGTCTCTGGGATATGTCCTCATGTACTTCAATCTGGGGTCTCTGCCCTGGCAAGGCCTCAAAGCTGCCACAAAGAGGCAGAAGTATGAGCGCATCAGTGAGAAGAAAATGTCCACGCCTATTGAGGTCCTTTGCAAGGGATACCCATGTAGGTTAAGCCTGCTTTTTTCTTTAGGATTTTTCATTTTAAGATAGAAGTCACTAAGTTTTTACGTCatgcttgttgtttttgtttgccaCAGCTGAGTTTGCTACATACCTGAACTTCTGCCGCTCCCTGCGTTTCGATGACAAGCCAGACTACTCATACCTCCGCCAACTGTTCAGGAACCTGTTCCACAGACAAGGCTTCTCCTATGACTATGTATTTGACTGGAACATGCTCAAATTTGTAAGTAATGTATCAACACAGCTTAGAAATCACATTAGAAAATAATGGCAAATGAATACAGTGTACAATTTTGTACTTCTTTTTAAACCACTCACTACTTCTACCAGGCGCTTCACATGTGGCCTTAAAACTAGGCTTTCCTCTGATCCGATCAGCTTTATGGCAACAGCCagtattttacattttgaaCCATTTGTGTGATCGGCTGTAATGTCTTAATTCACTGATCCAATCAATCTGGCTTTGAAACTTTGTTGCGGATTCCTCCGTTGCAGATATTGGcagatgtctgtgtcttttCCTTCAAAGGCATTTGCCTCCATCGATGGGTTTGTTTGATAGTGACAATGTTCCAATCTAATGATTCAAGGTTCAAATAACTTTATGGTCCATCACATCAAGACAGGCTCATGATTTAAATGCCACAATgatgtaaaacacacatttaaaccaacgagacacacatttgttttgctCTTAGTAAGCAAACACCAAACTAGTCATAAGTCAGTAGTTTAAATTAGTTTGTTTTCATGTCTTTGTAGATTTTTTTGAGTTCTGTCACTATATATAAAGTTTATATAATAAAGTCTTGAATTTTAATTATGAATGATACAAAGAAATGTAAAGATaattaaattacattaaagtaatttaattatgggaagtttatttttttcttacgATATTTTGTTTTGTCCTGATTGAGATTTGAACTCGTATCtataaaacatataaatatatatatataaaagatgTTGAAGTATACTTGAAATGAACAAGTTATTTAAATAGACATATTGCTCCCTCACGTCACTGCTCAGTCCTGATGGTATAAAGCCTACTTAAACACCAATCTTGGCTAATAACTTTCATACTCGCTGGTAATGTAGAGAAATCTTTCTCTCAGCTCTCCGTTTCATCTTTGTTTCAGGGAGCCAACAGGGCCGCAGAGGATGCAGAGAGAGAGCGtcgggagcgggaggagaggctgagacatgGCAGGAACCCTGGAGCCAGAGGCATGGCCTCGGCCTCAGGAAGGGCCAGGGCAGCACAGGATGTTGCAGCCCCCTCACCGCTAAACCCCACCTCACACACAGGTCAGTAAACTCTTATATACCGTAagttccggactataagccgctacttttttcctacactttaaacattgcggcttattctatggtgcggcttatttatgggttttttcgtggcgcactatcacaactattgtgaatcagtcatttttactaaaccctcatcaacgtggaaaatactagaagaaaagcatatgatgcggcttttaagttaaaagcgatcactctggcggttgaagaaggaaatcgagctgacgcgtaatcttggcattacgataatcaatggc from Takifugu rubripes chromosome 5, fTakRub1.2, whole genome shotgun sequence includes the following:
- the csnk1da gene encoding casein kinase I, which produces MELRVGNRYRLGRKIGSGSFGDIYLGTDISVGEEVAIKLECVKTKHPQLHIESKIYKMMQGGVGIPTIKWCGAEGDYNVMVMELLGPSLEDLFNFCSRKFSLKTVLLLADQMISRIEYIHSKNFIHRDVKPDNFLMGLGKKGNLVYIIDFGLAKKYRDARTHQHIPYRENKNLTGTARYASINTHLGIEQSRRDDLESLGYVLMYFNLGSLPWQGLKAATKRQKYERISEKKMSTPIEVLCKGYPSEFATYLNFCRSLRFDDKPDYSYLRQLFRNLFHRQGFSYDYVFDWNMLKFGANRAAEDAERERREREERLRHGRNPGARGMASASGRARAAQDVAAPSPLNPTSHTGLEKERKVSMRLHRGAPVNISSSDLTGRQDTSRMSTSQALSRVTPSGLQSAAPR